Proteins found in one Salvelinus alpinus chromosome 11, SLU_Salpinus.1, whole genome shotgun sequence genomic segment:
- the LOC139534622 gene encoding splicing factor 1-like isoform X2, with protein MVALNPEFKPPADYKPPATRVNDKVMIPQDEYPEINFVGLLIGPRGNTLKNIEKECCAKIMIRGKGSVKEGKVGRKDGQMLPGEDEPLHALVTANTMENVKKAVEQIRTILKQGIETPEDQNDLRKMQLRELARLNGTLREDDNRILRPWQSTEPRSVTNTTLCTKCGGAGHISSDCKFTSSFAAPRAGEPPQSAQDKARMDKEYLSLMAELGEAPVPSSGGGHSINQNSGHNRGSNNQPPPSRPPWMNSGQSENRNFHSMHGGHGGHGNQHGGHGNHGGHGGHGGHHNFPPPMSNMGGHPMPPNNGMPPPWMQPPPPPMGQGHGHHMGLLPPPMMPPPPPPPNNQPPPPPSGPLPPWQQQAPPPPPTSSMATSAPLPWQQNTTTTSSPGTGNLPPWQQPQQSAASAAQPPPPMGNPSMVPPPPGVQPPLPPGAPPPPPPPPPGSAGMMYAPPPPPPPMDPSNFVTMMGMGVPGMPPFGMPPAPPPPPPQN; from the exons ATGGTGGCACTCAACCCTGAGTTCAAGCCCCCCGCTGACTACAA GCCCCCAGCCACCAGAGTCAACGACAAGGTGATGATTCCACAGGACGAGTACCCGGAGATCAACTTTGTTGGCCTGCTGATTGGGCCACG TGGCAACACCCTGAAGAACATAGAGAAGGAGTGCTGTGCCAAGATCATGATCCGTGGTAAGGGCTCGGTAAAGGAGGGCAAGGTGGGCCGTAAGGATGGCCAAATGCTGCCAGGGGAGGACGAGCCGCTGCACGCCCTGGTCACCGCCAACACCATGGAGAACGTCAAGAAGGCGGTGGAACAG ATCCGCACAATCCTCAAGCAGGGCATCGAGACCCCTGAGGACCAGAACGACTTGAGGAAGATGCAGCTGAGAGAGCTGGCCAGACTCAACGGAACCCTGAGAGAGGACGACAACAG GATCCTACGTCCGTGGCAGAGCACTGAACCCCGCAGCGTCACCAACACGACCCTTTGTACTAAGTGTGGCGGTGCAGGCCACATCTCCTCAGACTGCAAGTTCACCAG ctcctttGCTGCGCCCAGGGCCGGTGAGCCCCCCCAGTCTGCCCAGGACAAAGCCCGTATGGACAAGGAATACCTGTCCCTCATGGCGGAGCTGGGCGAGGCCCCTGTACCCTCCTCTGGTGGGGGACACTCCATCAACCAGAACAGCGGCCACAACAGAGGCAGCAACAACCAGCCTCCACCG AGCCGTCCTCCCTGGATGAACTCCGGCCAGTCTGAGAACAGGAACTTCCACAGCATGCATGGAGGCCACGGTGGTCATGGCAACCAACACGGTGGTCATGGCAACCACGGGGGTCATGGAGGTCACGGAGGCCACCACAACTTCCCACCCCCCATGTCCAACATGGGAGGGCACCCCATGCCCCCCAACAATGGCATGCCACCCCCGTGGATGCAGCCCCCACCGCCCCCCATGGGCCAGGGACATGGACACCAtatgg GTCTGTTGCCTCCAcccatgatgccgccaccacctCCACCCCCGAACAACCAGCCTCCCCCTCCACCCTCGGGTCCCCTGCCTCCATGGCAACAGCaggcccctccaccccctcccacCAGCAGCATGGCCACTAGTGCACCACTGCCATGGCAACAGA ATACCACCACAACGTCCAGTCCTGGCACTGGCAACCTGCCCCCCTGGCAGCAGCCCCAACAGTCCGCTGCCTCGGCTGCCCAGCCCCCTCCCCCCATGGGCAACCCCTCCATGGTCCCACCTCCGCCCGGAGTCCAGCCCCCTCTGCCCCCCGGtgccccacctccccctccccccccaccccccggcTCAGCCGGCATGATGTatgcccctccacctccccctccgcccATGGATCCCTCCAACTTTGTCACCATGATGGGGATGGGGGTGCCAGGCATGCCCCCCTTCGGTATGCCCCCTGCGCCGCCACCTCCACCCCCCCAAAATTAA
- the LOC139534623 gene encoding RNA-binding protein 4.1-like isoform X3 translates to MVKIFFGNLSPNTMAEELRSLFSQYGKVSECDIVKNFGFVHMKDKAEAEEAIKNLHHYELNGEQMNVEMSRGRPKDTTKLHVGNINSSCTNQEMRAKFEEYGPVVECDIVKDYAFVHLERVEDAMEAISGLDNTAFQGIATVSCSVDHLCFDSRCISALAAIVGL, encoded by the exons ATGGTGAAAATCTTCTTTGGGAACTTGTCTCCAAACACCATGGCAGAGGAGCTGCGCTCCCTCTTCTCCCAGTATGGAAAGGTCTCTGAGTGTGACATCGTCAAGAACTTTGGCTTTGTGCACATGAAGGACAAAGCTGAAGCGGAGGAGGCCATCAAGAACCTCCACCACTATGAGCTCAACGGGGAGCAGATGAACGTGGAGATGAGCCGCGGCAGACCCAAAGACACCACCAAGCTGCACGTGGGCAATATCAACAGCAGCTGCACCAACCAAGAGATGCGGGCAAAGTTTGAGGAGTACGGCCCCGTGGTGGAGTGTGACATAGTGAAGGACTACGCCTTTGTCCACTTGGAGCGTGTGGAGGATGCCATGGAGGCCATCAGTGGGCTGGACAACACAGCCTTCCAAG GTATCGCGACAGTCTCGTGCTCGGTTGACCATCTTTGTTTCGACTCACGATGCATTTCTGCTTTGGCCGCAATCGTGGGACTGTGA
- the LOC139534622 gene encoding splicing factor 1-like isoform X1 produces MATGANATPLGKLHPSIGAKRGFDAGPGAGLMPPPGPPVAFPSLPNFQPPIPNVSFPQVHPVFTAVAAFPTPPQPPQGAGMQSQSDFGQKKARKRSRWNSETPDQKTVIPGMPTVIPPGLTRDQEKAYIVQLQIEDLTRKLRTGDLGIPVNPEDRSPSPEPIYNSEGKRLNTREYRTRKKIEEERHSLITDMVALNPEFKPPADYKPPATRVNDKVMIPQDEYPEINFVGLLIGPRGNTLKNIEKECCAKIMIRGKGSVKEGKVGRKDGQMLPGEDEPLHALVTANTMENVKKAVEQIRTILKQGIETPEDQNDLRKMQLRELARLNGTLREDDNRILRPWQSTEPRSVTNTTLCTKCGGAGHISSDCKFTSSFAAPRAGEPPQSAQDKARMDKEYLSLMAELGEAPVPSSGGGHSINQNSGHNRGSNNQPPPSRPPWMNSGQSENRNFHSMHGGHGGHGNQHGGHGNHGGHGGHGGHHNFPPPMSNMGGHPMPPNNGMPPPWMQPPPPPMGQGHGHHMGLLPPPMMPPPPPPPNNQPPPPPSGPLPPWQQQAPPPPPTSSMATSAPLPWQQNTTTTSSPGTGNLPPWQQPQQSAASAAQPPPPMGNPSMVPPPPGVQPPLPPGAPPPPPPPPPGSAGMMYAPPPPPPPMDPSNFVTMMGMGVPGMPPFGMPPAPPPPPPQN; encoded by the exons ATGGCTACGGGAGCGAATGCAACCCCTCTAGGGAAGCTGCACCCGAGTATCGGCGCTAAACGAGGCTTTGATGCTGGGCCTGGTGCGGGGTTAATGCCTCCACCCGGGCCTCCTGTGGCCTTTCCTTCGCTACCGAATTTTCAGCCACCAATTCCAAACGTGTCTTTCCCGCAAGTTCACCCGGTGTTTACTGCAGTGGCTGCTTTTCCCACCCCACCACAACCACCCCAAGGTGCCGGAATGCAGTCTCAGTCAG ACTTCGGTCAGAAAAAAGCCAGGAAAAGGAGCCGCTGGAATAGTGAAACACCCGACCAGAAGACAGTCATTCCTGGTATGCCCACCGTCATCCCGCCTGGACTGACTCGGGATCAGGAGAAGGCCTATATAG TCCAACTGCAGATTGAAGACCTGACTCGTAAACTGCGTACAGGAGACCTGGGAATCCCTGTTAACCCTGAGGACAG ATCCCCGTCTCCAGAGCCCATCTATAACAGCGAGGGCAAGAGGCTGAACACCAGGGAGTACCGCACACGCAAGAAGATCGAGGAGGAGCGTCACTCCCTCATCACCGATATGGTGGCACTCAACCCTGAGTTCAAGCCCCCCGCTGACTACAA GCCCCCAGCCACCAGAGTCAACGACAAGGTGATGATTCCACAGGACGAGTACCCGGAGATCAACTTTGTTGGCCTGCTGATTGGGCCACG TGGCAACACCCTGAAGAACATAGAGAAGGAGTGCTGTGCCAAGATCATGATCCGTGGTAAGGGCTCGGTAAAGGAGGGCAAGGTGGGCCGTAAGGATGGCCAAATGCTGCCAGGGGAGGACGAGCCGCTGCACGCCCTGGTCACCGCCAACACCATGGAGAACGTCAAGAAGGCGGTGGAACAG ATCCGCACAATCCTCAAGCAGGGCATCGAGACCCCTGAGGACCAGAACGACTTGAGGAAGATGCAGCTGAGAGAGCTGGCCAGACTCAACGGAACCCTGAGAGAGGACGACAACAG GATCCTACGTCCGTGGCAGAGCACTGAACCCCGCAGCGTCACCAACACGACCCTTTGTACTAAGTGTGGCGGTGCAGGCCACATCTCCTCAGACTGCAAGTTCACCAG ctcctttGCTGCGCCCAGGGCCGGTGAGCCCCCCCAGTCTGCCCAGGACAAAGCCCGTATGGACAAGGAATACCTGTCCCTCATGGCGGAGCTGGGCGAGGCCCCTGTACCCTCCTCTGGTGGGGGACACTCCATCAACCAGAACAGCGGCCACAACAGAGGCAGCAACAACCAGCCTCCACCG AGCCGTCCTCCCTGGATGAACTCCGGCCAGTCTGAGAACAGGAACTTCCACAGCATGCATGGAGGCCACGGTGGTCATGGCAACCAACACGGTGGTCATGGCAACCACGGGGGTCATGGAGGTCACGGAGGCCACCACAACTTCCCACCCCCCATGTCCAACATGGGAGGGCACCCCATGCCCCCCAACAATGGCATGCCACCCCCGTGGATGCAGCCCCCACCGCCCCCCATGGGCCAGGGACATGGACACCAtatgg GTCTGTTGCCTCCAcccatgatgccgccaccacctCCACCCCCGAACAACCAGCCTCCCCCTCCACCCTCGGGTCCCCTGCCTCCATGGCAACAGCaggcccctccaccccctcccacCAGCAGCATGGCCACTAGTGCACCACTGCCATGGCAACAGA ATACCACCACAACGTCCAGTCCTGGCACTGGCAACCTGCCCCCCTGGCAGCAGCCCCAACAGTCCGCTGCCTCGGCTGCCCAGCCCCCTCCCCCCATGGGCAACCCCTCCATGGTCCCACCTCCGCCCGGAGTCCAGCCCCCTCTGCCCCCCGGtgccccacctccccctccccccccaccccccggcTCAGCCGGCATGATGTatgcccctccacctccccctccgcccATGGATCCCTCCAACTTTGTCACCATGATGGGGATGGGGGTGCCAGGCATGCCCCCCTTCGGTATGCCCCCTGCGCCGCCACCTCCACCCCCCCAAAATTAA
- the LOC139534623 gene encoding RNA-binding protein 4.1-like isoform X5, with amino-acid sequence MVKIFFGNLSPNTMAEELRSLFSQYGKVSECDIVKNFGFVHMKDKAEAEEAIKNLHHYELNGEQMNVEMSRGRPKDTTKLHVGNINSSCTNQEMRAKFEEYGPVVECDIVKDYAFVHLERVEDAMEAISGLDNTAFQGELTQGLVGQLPVWCRYPPGN; translated from the coding sequence ATGGTGAAAATCTTCTTTGGGAACTTGTCTCCAAACACCATGGCAGAGGAGCTGCGCTCCCTCTTCTCCCAGTATGGAAAGGTCTCTGAGTGTGACATCGTCAAGAACTTTGGCTTTGTGCACATGAAGGACAAAGCTGAAGCGGAGGAGGCCATCAAGAACCTCCACCACTATGAGCTCAACGGGGAGCAGATGAACGTGGAGATGAGCCGCGGCAGACCCAAAGACACCACCAAGCTGCACGTGGGCAATATCAACAGCAGCTGCACCAACCAAGAGATGCGGGCAAAGTTTGAGGAGTACGGCCCCGTGGTGGAGTGTGACATAGTGAAGGACTACGCCTTTGTCCACTTGGAGCGTGTGGAGGATGCCATGGAGGCCATCAGTGGGCTGGACAACACAGCCTTCCAAGGTGAACTCACACAGGGCTTGGTTGGTCAGTTGCCAGTGTGGTGTAGGTATCCCCCTGGTAATTAG
- the LOC139534623 gene encoding RNA-binding protein 4.1-like isoform X1, whose protein sequence is MVKIFFGNLSPNTMAEELRSLFSQYGKVSECDIVKNFGFVHMKDKAEAEEAIKNLHHYELNGEQMNVEMSRGRPKDTTKLHVGNINSSCTNQEMRAKFEEYGPVVECDIVKDYAFVHLERVEDAMEAISGLDNTAFQGKLMSVKLSTSRLRTTPGMGERTGCYRCGQEGHWSKECPLDTSGNYREGAEPSSDGFNGGAPRFGGGCGYHRGLSVGDPGYSGSYSPAHGFGGAPGYGRPAGYESTLGYGLPPGYGMSAAEHSMARVYASEAAYGGSSWSHGVVPAYPVRRSSYEDRDPYGAVDFYEKYRARPYGASYFEERRSVPLPSPPYPFSSAIMRERLPPSSPDLYEHRPLPSPPAPLSSYYSRDRSPFRRIPTEAYERARLSPVPSLPRSSAYDIPRDPYAERARYAY, encoded by the exons ATGGTGAAAATCTTCTTTGGGAACTTGTCTCCAAACACCATGGCAGAGGAGCTGCGCTCCCTCTTCTCCCAGTATGGAAAGGTCTCTGAGTGTGACATCGTCAAGAACTTTGGCTTTGTGCACATGAAGGACAAAGCTGAAGCGGAGGAGGCCATCAAGAACCTCCACCACTATGAGCTCAACGGGGAGCAGATGAACGTGGAGATGAGCCGCGGCAGACCCAAAGACACCACCAAGCTGCACGTGGGCAATATCAACAGCAGCTGCACCAACCAAGAGATGCGGGCAAAGTTTGAGGAGTACGGCCCCGTGGTGGAGTGTGACATAGTGAAGGACTACGCCTTTGTCCACTTGGAGCGTGTGGAGGATGCCATGGAGGCCATCAGTGGGCTGGACAACACAGCCTTCCAAG GCAAACTGATGAGCGTGAAGCTTTCGACTAGCCGCCTGCGTACAACGCCGGGCATGGGAGAGAGGACAGGTTGTTATCGGTGCGGGCAGGAAGGCCACTGGTCCAAAGAGTGCCCGCTCGACACTTCGGGCAACTACAGAGAGGGTGCCGAGCCAAGCTCTGACGGATTCAATGGCGGTGCCCCTAGGTTCGGCGGTGGCTGCGGTTATCACCGGGGCTTGAGTGTCGGCGATCCAGGTTACAGTGGAAGCTATTCTCCCGCGCACGGCTTTGGCGGGGCGCCCGGGTACGGCCGGCCCGCAGGCTATGAAAGCACATTGGGTTACGGGCTTCCACCGGGTTACGGAATGAGCGCCGCCGAACATAGCATGGCCCGGGTGTATGCCAGCGAGGCAGCGTACGGAGGCAGCAGCTGGAGCCACGGCGTGGTCCCAGCCTACCCTGTGCGGCGGTCATCGTACGAGGACCGGGATCCGTATGGTGCCGTGGACTTCTACGAGAAGTACCGGGCTCGCCCGTATGGAGCCAGTTATTTCGAAGAGCGCCGGTCTGTTCCTTTGCCCAGCCCACCGTACCCTTTCTCCTCGGCCATAATGAGGGAGCGCCTGCCTCCCTCTAGCCCCGACCTATACGAGCACCgtcctctcccttctccaccAGCACCCCTCTCCTCATACTACTCCCGCGACCGGAGCCCATTCCGGCGAATACCTACCGAGGCGTACGAGCGCGCGCGCCTCTCCCCGGTGCCCTCTCTCCCCAGAAGCTCGGCTTACGACATCCCGCGGGACCCCTACGCCGAGCGGGCGCGATATGCTTACTAa
- the LOC139534623 gene encoding RNA-binding protein 4.1-like isoform X4 — protein sequence MVKIFIGNLASGTTQEELRTLFSEYGKISECDIVKNFGFVHMKDKAEAEEAIKNLHHYELNGAQMNVEMSRGRPKSTTKLHVSNIPEGCTNEELKTKFEAYGPVVEADIVKDYAFVHMESVDDAMEAISGLDNTAFQGIATVSCSVDHLCFDSRCISALAAIVGL from the exons ATGGTGAAAATCTTCATAGGCAATCTCGCCTCCGGAACCACGCAGGAGGAGCTACGCACTCTCTTCTCTGAGTATGGAAAGATATCTGAGTGTGATATTGTCAAGAACTTTGGCTTTGTGCACATGAAGGACAAAGCTGAAGCGGAGGAGGCCATCAAGAATCTCCACCACTATGAGCTAAACGGGGCTCAGATGAACGTGGAGATGAGCCGCGGCAGACCAAAGTCAACCACCAAGCTGCATGTCAGTAACATCCCAGAGGGTTGCACCAATGAGGAGCTGAAGACCAAGTTTGAGGCTTATGGCCCTGTGGTTGAGGCTGACATAGTGAAGGACTACGCCTTTGTCCACATGGAGTCTGTGGATGATGCCATGGAGGCCATCAGTGGGCTGGACAACACAGCCTTCCAAG GTATCGCGACAGTCTCGTGCTCGGTTGACCATCTTTGTTTCGACTCACGATGCATTTCTGCTTTGGCCGCAATCGTGGGACTGTGA
- the LOC139534623 gene encoding RNA-binding protein 4.1-like isoform X2: protein MVKIFIGNLASGTTQEELRTLFSEYGKISECDIVKNFGFVHMKDKAEAEEAIKNLHHYELNGAQMNVEMSRGRPKSTTKLHVSNIPEGCTNEELKTKFEAYGPVVEADIVKDYAFVHMESVDDAMEAISGLDNTAFQGKLMSVQLSTSRLRTVPGMGAQTGCYVCGKQGHWSKDCPNGGQNGGSYGDRDDRPGGGPMRGRGRGFPRGFSRGGGGYPSGYGMPPRAAASDYMGGLGYSRASSYLGGPPPLSRRPSYGSAREYSADARDRYSGRLPSSYPERASAYERDHYSSSVDYYEKYRARPYGSSYFEERRLGYIPPPPPPSSSLSRLSSSIDPYERRPLPPPSAAASYYLRDRSPIRRVAVASDSYGYERSRLSPVSSSRSSSYAVPRARDPYTDRARYAY from the exons ATGGTGAAAATCTTCATAGGCAATCTCGCCTCCGGAACCACGCAGGAGGAGCTACGCACTCTCTTCTCTGAGTATGGAAAGATATCTGAGTGTGATATTGTCAAGAACTTTGGCTTTGTGCACATGAAGGACAAAGCTGAAGCGGAGGAGGCCATCAAGAATCTCCACCACTATGAGCTAAACGGGGCTCAGATGAACGTGGAGATGAGCCGCGGCAGACCAAAGTCAACCACCAAGCTGCATGTCAGTAACATCCCAGAGGGTTGCACCAATGAGGAGCTGAAGACCAAGTTTGAGGCTTATGGCCCTGTGGTTGAGGCTGACATAGTGAAGGACTACGCCTTTGTCCACATGGAGTCTGTGGATGATGCCATGGAGGCCATCAGTGGGCTGGACAACACAGCCTTCCAAG GCAAGCTGATGAGCGTACAACTGTCCACCAGTCGCCTGCGCACGGTCCCGGGAATGGGAGCTCAAACCGGCTGCTATGTCTGTGGGAAACAGGGTCACTGGTCGAAAGACTGCCCTAACGGCGGTCAGAATGGCGGTAGCTACGGTGACCGCGATGACCGACCCGGGGGTGGCCCAATGAGGGGCCGCGGCAGGGGCTTCCCACGGGGTTTCAGCAGGGGTGGCGGCGGATACCCTAGTGGCTACGGGATGCCCCCCAGAGCTGCGGCATCCGACTACATGGGCGGGCTAGGGTATAGCAGAGCGTCCAGTTACCTGGGGGGGCCTCCCCCTCTGAGCCGTAGGCCTAGCTATGGCTCTGCTCGGGAGTACAGCGCAGATGCCAGGGATCGGTACAGCGGCAGGCTTCCGAGCTCCTATCCTGAAAGGGCATCGGCCTACGAGCGAGACCACTACAGCAGCAGTGTTGACTATTACGAGAAGTACAGAGCACGGCCATACGGCTCAAGCTATTTTGAAGAGCGCCGCCTCGGCTAtatcccacctccccctcccccctcttcctccctctcaagGCTCTCCTCTAGTATCGACCCGTACGAGCGCCGCCCGCTACCACCACCCTCGGCGGCCGCCTCGTACTACTTGCGAGACCGCAGCCCGATCAGACGAGTGGCCGTCGCCTCTGACAGCTATGGTTACGAGCGCTCGCGGCTGTCCCCGGTGTCGTCCTCCAGAAGCTCTTCGTACGCTGTCCCGCGGGCCAGGGACCCCTACACCGATCGGGCACGCTATGCTTACTGA